Genomic window (Carettochelys insculpta isolate YL-2023 chromosome 12, ASM3395843v1, whole genome shotgun sequence):
ACCACTCAGAGAGCTCTTGTAGCCAGATTGAGATAGCTCTGCAATCCTCCCCAGTGCGAAGCTCAGCAAATCTCAGGCTACCCCAGAACATGGAACTGCTTATTTTACTAATTCAAATACATTTGAGATTATTTTTGTGGTATTGGGTTAAAATATCAACTATGTGGGTTTGCTAAACTATGTTCCAGTCACAAATTTAAACAACCAGAAAGTTGCTTTGTCAGTTACTTTGTTCCTTGGTCCAAAAGCAATAACTTTTCCTCACTAAGTGTAATTTTTCAGCCAAAGGGGGGAACACGTCTCAAGAGCTGATTGTTAATGTGAGAAAACAGTTCCTCAATTAAAGAAATAACATAAAATTCACAGGCAGTGGCAGGGAGCACAACATAAGGAGAAAAATCACTGCTAACTTTTTAAGATGTAAAACATGATGAATATACCTTGGACAAGGTTATGATCTCACTGCAAATAGTCCTTCAGTGGCTGGTCGTTGGGCTTTCAGGATAGTAGAATTCTGTCAGACATGCAAAAATAGGTTGCTGTAATTTTTAGTCTGAATCCAAAAGGTGGTGAATTTTCCAAGTGCATTTATTAGCAATCTCTAACAACATCAGTAACTGTCTGTGAAGGCTGATACTGGAATATTTATGGAAGCATATGGTAAGTCCTGTGGGATGTGGACTGAACGCGCTCCATAGCAAAAAGGCTAGAATTTGCTCAGTGAAATCAAGCTCAAGGTTTATGTAACACGTAACTTCTCCTAAGAGCTTAGGTGTGATTTCATTGCTGCGTTGGCTTTTCCCAGGGTGAATGTCACCCATTGCACCCCATGGAAATATATGTAAATGTCCACCTTTGAACACATAGGACGTGACTAGGAATTGTTTTCTGCACTATAAAATAACCATGTTTAAACACAGCTGTGTTCAGTAGCACATTCCTTTCTTGGCTGTACCAGCTTGGGTGGGCAGGGCTTATTATTCATCTCCCCCATTATAAGCTAGGGAATTACAGATATTAATTGTGTTGTATGCTATGATTTTTATGCATCTCCTGAAATGAACAATTTTCTTTTACAGTACATGGCTGCCAACATTAAAAATTGTTTctctttggagccaggactcacAAAGTCTTCATAAATCACAGTGGTGGCAGAGAACCGCATTTCATGCTTTGATAGTTTTATTATTTAGAATGTGTGGATGCTGCAATTTTGCAAGAGCTAATTGAATTTATAGATGGGCTGCTAATATCAGAGATGGAGATGGATGCTAAGGGGCTTCATCATCATAGTCTTTGATGTTAATACTGCCTGTTTAGAAGGAACGGGCACTTTCTCTGAACATAATAAATATATTCCCAAGCTCATTTTCCCTTGCAGGCTTTATGGCAGGACCATAACAATATTCTTTTCAATATAGCTTTTTTATATCCCATGCAATAAATTTAGTGCTTCCCTCAGAATCCGGTGCATATGGATGGCTCAGAGTAACTGCACTGGGAGCTTTGCACATAAAGCTGAGGACAGAATTTGTCCCTAGTGATACAGCTCGGGACTGGTCAAGTACCATAAGCTAACACACTTCCCTTCTCAAAGACAGATCTCATATGGAACTAACCTGATTGTGCCTGTAAGATCTTCACTGTACAtacttacttaaacccttgtactctggctGTAGtatgggtcatctacaagtctcctccacttcactctgtctcaggacaaaacttctagctgaccccaggagtcctTCAATGCCGCCTGCCTACCATTCTCTCTCCTTTCTGGTGATGGGGCTACAGCCAGGCAGAACTTTCAGATCATAAAGATCTTCAGAAAAGGCAGTATGTGAGCCACCGTAGCTCATGGGTCCCACTTCAGGACAGTGATGGGGGATGAGGGCACAGTATGGGTTTGGGTTTATTTTAATGTGAAGAAAAATAGGTGTTCATTAGATTAGCTGGAAGGGAAAGCAAAAGGGATACTCTGCAGTCAGAGACTCCTCCTGACAGTACGctagcagagcacagcagctcaatctagactggggtgggcaataTTTTTGATAGGGTgcggcactccaagaatttggaaacttgtcaagggctgcactcttccatggtattaatggaggaggtgcagatcttggggtggaggttgggggcagaAGGGAACGTGTGGTGagagactgggatgcaggaggaggtgcagggtctgggcggaagtttgggtgaaggaggcggttgtgacctgggacaggggccCGAGATGCCGGAGTGGGTGTAGAGTTTGGCTTATGtcctagggcaggagggggttgtgatccagggcacaggactgggatgcagaagggagtTCAATGGTTTGAGATGTGACCTAGAGCAGGGTCTGGTAGGGAGTGTGGGTACCGGGGGAGGGTCAGAGTGTTGGGGTTATGTGAGGTagagggaagggagtggggaggggacagagggttGTGGAGAGGGAGGGTatggagtgccagaggcaggctctggctgggaaaattacctgggtggctcccagccagtagCCCTCTGAGTCAGGCTCTCTGCAGTCCTAGACAGCTAAAAACTACTTCCCATTCCATGTAACTCTCCGCTCCagaagctggaggcaggggagaagGTTCATATGCTGCCTCCACACCGTGGCAAAAATCTGTCAGTTCCTGTTGGCTAGAAACtgtaaaccagccaatgggagctgagctgtTTTGCAAGGGGGTGGGATCAGTGCTACATGCAGCCGCTTGAAACAGCGGCAGGCTACGCTGTGCCTGAGGCAGCTCACAGGCTGAACTGGGCAGCTTGgcgggccagatccagcctgtggccaGTATCTCCCTGCCACCCCAATCTATACCATACTTGGAAGATGTGCAGTGTACTCCTTCCTCCATGCCAAGCGAGCTCTACAGGCCAGTGAGGAGAGACAAGTGATGTGTGGCCACACCCTCCCATGACTCCTACCCCTTGCAAGGACACTGCAAGGGCTTTAGGAAAGAGAAAGGCCTGCACTCTGAAAGGCCTTGTAGCTGGCCCCTGCACAGAGATGTAAGAGTGGTGGAGACAGAGGATAGCACTAGTCACAATTTGGTGTCTAACACCAGTGCACGCACCACAGTGAATTTCATACCACTCACTGCACGTCACCTTTATCTGGCCAGGTTAATGGGTCTGCTAGAAGGTGACCcctggagaaaaatattttttactaTTTCCCACAAATTGgttaaagaaacattttaaagtgtATCACAATAATTGTTCATCTCCTCACGCTATCTGCACTTCCTTTCTCGTGTATAGCTGCATAAACTAATAACAGTGGGGGAGCCAACTGAATGTGACAATGTTCTTTACATGCTACAACAGCATCAGCATCTCAGGGAAAAGCTAGTCAGAAATCCAGCATCCTGCCTATATAGTGCTCCATCGCtcacaagcagtgttccctgtaagttgagtgccacccaggagacactcaggtgctgcccagctgattagcagggtacCCACAGCCGGCAGTATATGTATATACGGTGGTACACATCTCTatgtaccttggtgcacataacaaaatttattctgtacatggagaGAAAAAAATTTAGAGAGAACTTTTCTCACAAGTAATCACCACAGAAATGGGATTTACTACAGCAAGGATATTAACATCCAGCTTGCCAGAAGAGAAGCATAAGTGAGAGTTTTGTTAATTCTGTTTCTCTTTGATGATGTATGTGCATCTTTTCAATATTTAATTAGATCCTGTGTTTCAGATGTGGTCAAAGGTGAAAAGGTCAAGCCAATTTTTGAGGAGCCACCTAATCCAACCAATGTGGAAGCAAGTTTGCAAAGGATGAAAGCAAACGACCCTACCCTCCTAGAAGTCAATCTGAACAACATAAAGGTATTTGGGTTGGGGTTGTGGCTTCATTCTCTTTGCTGCAGGAAAGTAGCTGCATGGGGCTTTGTCTTCAAATGTGGTGTTGCATTTACAATAGGGAGGAGCAGAATacctgggagagaaagaggggcACATGAGAAATGTCCCAGTAGTTCCAAGGGTGACCCATACCTGACATCAAATTATCTGCCAGTTAGAACTCCAAGTAAGAGTTCTCATCTTCCTTCATTTCTTTAACAGCTTGTAAAGCCAGATACCTCAGAGAGCACCCAGGGAGCTGGCCTAATTTGTATACTGGAGCTGCTGAGAGCCAGTGACCCAAACTATAACCCTTGTATAAAATGGAAGCCACTTCAAGTCAGAGAGTGCAGCCAACCCTGTCCCCCAAATACTCCAGTTCCAGCCCTGGGGATACCACACAATTGTTGATGTAATTTAATTAGCTCACAGATGAAAAGAGAGAAGTGGGGAATCTTGGACTCCAACCATCCCCCACTTACGCTGAGCTGGAGAAGTAGACTTTGGCTGCACAGTTTAGAGTGACTGATTGGATCTAGGAATCGGACAAAGCTTTGTGAGTGTTTGCTTTGAGCTCAGCGGTGGTGACAAACAGCCACTCATTATTTTTGCCCCCTTTCTCATTTCAAAATGTAAGTAATTTTTTAACAATTGTTGAGTTGATTCATTGTATCCTTTCTATCAGCATTGATAACAGTCTCACCTCCAGAGTCAAATTGCAGATCAAGACTtaggctcctgccccagctgacACTGCATGTTGTACTAAGGCTTTATGGATTGGTTATTCACCCACATCACATTGCTTCTGGGCACAAGCATAATTTGCAAAAAATAAGCACTATCCAGGATCTTACAATATAACCAACAAACCATTCCACAGCTCACTGCTCACACCCCATAACTAATCCTTAACCAATTAATAGAGCTCCTGGCAGCCAACAGCAAATTTGTGTCCCAGCTAAAAAGCCAGATTGAACAGATACATTTTGTGCTCCATCCCAGGGGGCCAAACTCAGGTTTTGGCAGACTGCAAGAGGGAACCTATCAACGTTCCCTCTAacctttcccatccatgtgtggaatacacttttatgtgcaccaaagcaggtgtgaatgtgcaccaccagtggaaacaaaacacatagctgcaggcactctgctaatcatctgagtgtcatttgaatctctcctgagtggctgcacaagtgcacagcatacagggaacactggagcctGTGATGAAGAAGGGGGCCCTCCAATGAGAATATTATGGCCCTTCTTCAGTATTTCAGCCTTGGAGACAGACAGCAAGAGCTCATGTTGCACTTGGAAATGAGTACGAATTACAGCATGGAACAATGTATTTTCACTGTGGCCTTCCCTGCTTAAAAGGTGATGGCTGCATTTTGCTCTCTGTGATGGAAGGGAGCTCTTGTATGCCTTTTCTAGACATACCAGTACTCAGTTGACTAAATTACCTGGGAAGGGATAAACCTAGAGATAGTGGGTCCTGTGTTAgggagcagccaggtgagccaatggggagagagagggggtTTTTTAATGGAAGCAGTTATCTGCTGGGTGAGTCCTTTGTCTGGCCAGAGGAGAGATACACAGGTGGCTTAAGTCTGAAAACATGCTTGGACGTTTTCAGTAATATCCATGCCTTGAGAGAAATCTGGGAATAAAAAATATGTGTGTAGAATGGAAATacttagtcagatgcaatcaagcTATTTTTTTATTCTGgctttggtgcaggacttctcaggctggctgatgtacactgtaacttttaaactggatcccagggaagtaattctctgcgTTTTAATCTACGttttttagttgctctgcaaCACATAGCAACCAAGTTTACTTAACAAGCATGTCTTCTTTGTTTTATTCATAgaatcacctttttaaggcaatgatttgatttttTGGGGTCCTGAACAGTAAGATGTTTTGTGTTTACATGCCTAAGACGGAGCGGTCAGTTATCAGAGACTGCAGTttgtttcctctttgttttcaagctctctcttaaggtggggttaagagcttggggttaccctaCAGGGAGACGTCGCAAGTGTGTCTTTCTGGCTTCTAAAGTGGCTTTTTCTCGCTTGGATGGTGGCAGCTACCCCCCAAAGCCAGGAAATCTGAGAccatgggaagcttttaagcagaagcctatagaggcaaggtatttttaaggtttcttgggggccccaccttctgcactcggaaTGCAAGGGTTGGGGACAGCCTTGACACTCTTACTCAAGGCACTGAACGAACATCAAGGGTAGCCACATGCAGAGCAAGTGATTTTCTCTGTCATGATGGGCTTTGTAGAGGCATGGCTCAGAAGTTGTACTAAGATAAAGGGTTAATTAAGGTAGCAATCATCAAAATAAATGTCCAGCGATGTGATTGGCTATCTTGTTTACTGGGTTTTGTCTTAATGTAGAATATTCCAATTCCAACACTGAAGGAATTTGCCAAGGCTTTGGAAACCAACACCCACGTGAAGAAGTTCAGCCTCGCAGCCACTCGAAGCAATGATCCTGTTGCTATTGTAAGTTGCAACATGGCTTGGAAAGAAAGAACTGTTGAGTAAGGCTGCATTTGTCCCTAGAAGGCCATGTCAGGGTTGCAGAAAGCCCCATCCAGTGTGGGGCGAATGTGCTCTGTCACATTCCTAATCCTAGTCTATATATTTGGCGTTCTCACCAGGTGAATGGAGCTTAATGGCCAGAGCAAATACATTGTCCCTTATCCATAAattggccccaggcagccagacatTAAAGCCTAGTGCCTACAGTCAATAATGCAGCCCAATGGGCCAGTGACCACAGAGTTGCCCCTCTTAGCAGGGCAGTATGTCCTAGCAGCTCTAATAAGTACTTTTGCCCCAGGAGATAGGGCAGTCAGGCTTAGAGGCCTGAGTCCATAAATCCTTTTCTTGACAGGGCAGTGATGCCTAGTGGCTAAAGTCAgtagattctctctctctctctctctcacacacacacacatattattGGGGCTATATGGCCTAGCAGCCAAGGTCCAAAGATTTTGCCCTTCTCAGTGGAGCAGGGAGGCCCACTGGTTGGAGTCCATATATTCGCCCCTAGTAGGTGGGCAGTACAGCCCCATGGCCAAAGTTAGCAGGTAGCCACACTCAGAACTTGAATCCCAGGAAGCCAGGTCAATAAAGCTTAATGGCTGAAGTACATAGTTTTGCCTTTCACAGCAAAGCAGTGAGGCCTAGTGGCCAGAAATGAGTTAGGAAGGGGGCTGCCACACGTGAGGAGGGCATGGCAGTGCTGCTAGGGGAGtccaggccctccctctccactggacCCGAGCTCAGGCCTTGGTAGTAGCAGGGCAGTCAGTGGGGCCAGTGGATTCCAAATGAAACATGACTCAGAACTCCTGAGTCACTCACTGGGCCACTAGCTAATTTCCTTGAGCTGTTTCCTACTGTAGTTCCTATTGCTGTGGTCTGGACGTCTCTGCTGTCACTGGGTTCCCCAGTCTGCGCTGTCCCCAGAGGCACTTGGCACAGCAAAGTCTTGGTAGGTACCTCAGGTACCTCTGCTTGCGTTATAGTAGGGATGAGCAAAGTGGGGGTCGGGGCCCCcgggagggcatgaaattttggaagggggtgcagcatgattggctgcagggtctcaggctcatccctctcattaaaaatgttgaactatatTACCATTTTCATGTCTGTGTATTCAGATTAGCAACGTATTGAcattctacatgcttattttcttacgcATGCATAAAGGCTTTTTTCCCtcgtatgaacataaccgaaatttccgtCAGCTTAAATGACGTTAGACAGGTTGcaggggccctgctaactgcagggacaaaaagtggggcttgaCAAAAAGAAGTTTGCACACCCCAGATTACAGCATCTGTGGCTTCCAGAGCCTCTGGTTTTAGCTGATCCTTGGCTGGAGCCAGTAGGGCACATCCTTCATCCCCAACAGTCAGCATCCACTGAGCAGAGCTGTTCCTTTTGATACCAGAGCACCTGGAGAATGCCCAGTAGAGAAAAGGGGATGTGGCTTCCTCAGCCCACAATGGGGATTAATCTTTCCCAATCCAGTGTGGAGTGAATGTGACCTGCACAGGGAGGGTTTTTTTCAGATGCCTCCTGTGGCTGTACCCAGTGGCGTTACAACCTGTACTGATCTAGGAATAGATTCTTCCTCGCTGACTCTGTTTGCAGTGCTTTTCTAGGTACTCTAgaccaatgtttcttaaactgtgttccccGGAACACTGCTGTTCTGTGAGCAGCTCACAGGTGGGCCATGAGTGTTTGAAAAAGAATTCAAAgtatacattttctgttattaacacCAGAAAGAATGTTACTtgttcattgctatgatacctgattaaattacttcattttgtttttgctgtatatgttgctgtttgggtttttatttatttatttaggtctGACAAcaggttttttaaagaaaattttcataagtgttctgCATACAAAATATTATTGTTTCATGTTCCATAGTCTCAAAAAGATACTTTGGATTCTTGGTGTTATCTGAAGCTTTTGGAATTTCAAATGCATACCACCGCTTCCCTGTCTTTTCAGGCTTTTGCTGATATGTTAAAAGTGAACAAGACACTGAAGAGTCTAAATATAGAATCCAATTTCATCACTGGAGCTGGCATTCTGGCCCTTATTGATGCACTTAAAGAGAATGAAACCCTGACAGAGATCAAAATTGACAACCAGGTAAGGAGCAGGCAGTACACTGGTGTCTGCTTTGTTTAGTTTCTAGGTAGGTTCCATATGTTCTTCTATAATATTTTAGGTTTGGGATCTGTCAAAGAGCACGGCTGAATCCTGTGGATCAGCCTTTCTCCACCTCATTCCAAGCACATGCAGCTAAGCAACAGAAAACAATCCTGACCAATCCTAAAAAGAAAGCTCAGAGGAAGTTCTCCCTCCGGTTTGTAGCACATTACTGAATGTAACTACTCTGTGTTTTGTGAGTAGACATTTTCGTGGCCTTTCACTGTGTGTCACCcaacagaggcagcagctggggacaGCTGTAGAGATGGAGATTGCTCAGATGCTTGAGGAGAACTCCAAGATTCTCAAATTTGGATACCAGTTCACAAAGCAAGGGCCAAGAACCAGGGTGGCAGCAGCTATCACTAAAAATAATGATCTCGGTAAGATGTGACACATTATCagcttttttgattttttttttttcaagacaaATCCTGCCCATTTGGTAGGCAAAACATAATCAAGTAGTGCCAGATCCTGAGGTCCCTGATCAGTTTTTACTGAGTCCTTTCTCAGTCCTTTGACTTCAGTCTGAGCTTCCCCAGCAAGGACTTATTAAACCTGAGCTAGCATCCCGTGCTTTAGTGCAGATACTTTAGCAATACTTAAATATGCCTATGGAGTCCTATGATATACTTTCAATTTCTGAAATTCTAATGGTCCCAGAGGGATAAAAGCTGATTAAAGCTCTCATCCTTATTATTTAGACAATTGCCTCTCCTGCTTTGCATCCAGTCAGCGCTCCTGTTTTCCACTGACAAAATATCACATTCTGTTTAACACAATAGACAAGCTTGGCTTTGGACAAGGCGAGCAAGGAGGTTGTCTGGGGCACTGCACCTTCAGGGCCCTGTACTCCCACCTGGCTGGGCCCCATTATCAGCGTGCCACCTTGGGCCACACGCACTGCCAGGCCCCATTGTCATCATACTACTTTGGGCCCTGCTaactctttggctgggcctgCCAATAGAATACTTCAGAAAACcacatctggaaaagcaaaacattgGAACCTGAGTCAAAACAACAGACACTTGTATTGCAAGGTTTTGGGGTAATGATGTCTGTTTGTCAGGAGTGTTCACGTTTGCATTAAAGGAAGTTCATAGCCAGGCATCATCATTACTGGCATGCTGCAATGAAAAGTATTGGTTCAGCTCTGCCTGTTTTGTTCTGTACTTCAGAAACTcaatggtggaatctccattcctggaggtttttaagtctcagcttgacatggtcctggctggtatgatttagttagggttggtcctgctttggacagggggctgaaTGCGATGACCTGaattctcttccagccctaggattctatgagtccaTGAACCCAGTATCACAAACAAGGCATCCCAGTGCAGTTTGATAACATCAAACCCCATCTAGTATGAACAGCATTGATCTGGCCTGATGGCTCAGTACAGACTGAACAGGATGAGGAATAACTAATGCTATGGATGGCTAGCACCATGAGCTAGTTAGGTCTTTTCACGCCTTCTATGTGCCTGTATCACCCAGTGCATTGCTAAGTATCAGGGTGCTGCCAGGGGACTTCTCCAATGTAGTGACGGGAATAAGACATCACACAGAGTAACCCTGCTCAGGGCACAATAGAATAATGTCATTGCTCTGTGCTTCATTAAACTACTCCACACCTCCCACACAAATAATCTATTTTAGTGCTGATCTGTGGGTTTGTTAAGATTTACCATATTATCCAACGGTCTGTGTAATGCAGAGATCTATGCAGAAactaaaatgtttccttttgggaCCATTTTCCTGGTTGTTAGTACTAATAACACAAGAAACTGTATTACAAAAAGTCTGATTCTTTCATACAGAGTTGTTTCCCAAAAAGACAGCACACAACTATGCAATTTGCATCTAGTGTTGTCATGTGGAACAACAGATTTTTTTACTTATTTTGTTACCTCATAAGAGAAACTCTTGCCATTGGATGTTGATTTTGGGTTATATCACACATTAATGAATCCAAAGAGAGGGATCTAGCACTTGCATACAGCCCACAGTACCTGTATCTATTAATTTAGTTGAAGCAAAATGGTCTTGAAAAACACATTATACAATGGCATCTCAAATGAACCATTGGAACAAAATACCCAGGGGAAGGGTGGATTCTCCACTGCTTAAAGTTTTCATATCAAGACAAGATGCCTTTCTAGAACATAGGCTTTAGCCAAACTCAAGTTTTTGAGCTCAGTACAGAGATAAGTAGGGCTGTGTTCTGTGGTTATATGGTCACTCAGACTAGAGATATAAGTCTCTTTTAACCTTAAGCTCTATGAATCTGTGCAAGTTCTTGACATAATCCTGTACCTCCTAGAAGATACTGATGGGCTACCCCCCATTGATTTTTCGTGGGAGTTGAAGCTACTATGCACCTCTGTTGTCTGAGTCCTGGAAAAGAAAAGTACAAACAACAGTTTGCTAGTCCCAAATAGTGTCCCATTGAGAAGTGTGCTCAACTGCTTAATAAGTGAATGCTGAGAAATGTTTTTGATTTTCCTGGCATAGTTCGTAAAAAGCGAGTGGAAGGAGAGCGACAGTAGCATGCCTTGGAGGATATAAAGATGTATTGAAGGCAATTGACACAATGGCAATCTCACAACATCCACTGGTCAGAAAGGAAGACACTGGAAATTCATTGTAATGAAGATTGCTCATTTCCGTTACTGTTCCCTTTAACCATTACAATTGTTTTTAACTTTGATGTTTAATTCGATGTGTATGAAAATAGGTTGTGTTATTGGAGTACGTGAAGCTGATATCCACAACCTAAAGTATGTCCTGCTAAGCATACATTGAATCTTTTCTAGccctttttaaaactctgttgaCAATAATCACTTTACATTGATAAAGGATTCTCTATATTAAATGGGGCTTTACCACTCTGCCCTgcaatgccttaagcatgtgaaTAGCCCTCATGTGTGTCAGTAGTTCCACTAAAGTCAGCAGGCTGCTCGGGTGAAGAGGGACAACTTATGCCAATACCAGTTTGTTGGATCATGGCcttaggccccaatcctgcattcAGATTTGTGCTGTTGGAACTTGTTCTTGTACAGATCCCCGCTGATGTCATCAGGGTTCCACTTGTATGGATCCAGATGCAGGGTGCACTTGTAAGTATTGTAAAAGCCTGTGTTTACAGGTGTTTAAGTTAGGCTGATCACGTCCTCAATATTACACTGATGTGTGTATTCTTATTCCCTCATGTAAAGTAAAAATATTAGTGTTGCCAAGCCTAGAATACGTTAACAATGTCACTTTGTTATTTCTCTAATCCACcgaggaatttttttaaaaaccagaatGCAGAGTTTACGGTTATAGATCTCATTAATGGAAGCCAGTATAGCAAGCAGTGCTCATGTTGcactgtcacactgttgactttttAAGTTTCTGGTATTTCTGTGCATTTATTAGTATAATGACAGAATTGTTCTCAGGACCTGTTTGCTAAAGAGTGAGTAAAGTATTTAAtccagggcagcagcagttctACCTGTAGATAGCTAATCAGAAAAGTAACATGCACCAGTCACCTAGTTTACATTTTTAGCATCTGATTCAACACTCATTTCCTGTTAAACAGAGTGCTTGAGCATGTGCCTGGTTCCAGTGGAACTTTAGCAATAGTGTTTAAACATGTTGGTGAAGAAGAGTCGACTTAAGCATGTGTTCCAATGCTTTGCTGCACCAGGTGTTAACCCACAATTCTGTACATTGTGTTGAATGCATTGAAGATACTTGGGCAGCAACAGTTAAGCCTAACATGCAACAGCATCAGACCAAGTCAGTG
Coding sequences:
- the LOC142019702 gene encoding tropomodulin-2 isoform X1; amino-acid sequence: MSLPFRKELEKYKNINEDEILSKLSEEELKQLEHVLDDLDPENALLPAGLRQKDQTSKAATGPFDRERLLSYLEKQALEHKDREDFVPFTGEKKGKIFVPKEKPIVTHTEEKVTLEPELEEALASASDTELYDLAAVLGVHNMVNNPQFDEEGTSSKDGKGNVRNVVKGEKVKPIFEEPPNPTNVEASLQRMKANDPTLLEVNLNNIKNIPIPTLKEFAKALETNTHVKKFSLAATRSNDPVAIAFADMLKVNKTLKSLNIESNFITGAGILALIDALKENETLTEIKIDNQRQQLGTAVEMEIAQMLEENSKILKFGYQFTKQGPRTRVAAAITKNNDLVRKKRVEGERQ